Proteins co-encoded in one Callospermophilus lateralis isolate mCalLat2 chromosome 2, mCalLat2.hap1, whole genome shotgun sequence genomic window:
- the Npas4 gene encoding neuronal PAS domain-containing protein 4 isoform X1, whose translation MYRSTKGASKARRDQINAEIRNLKELLPLAEADKVRLSYLHIMSLACIYTRKGVFFAGGTPLAGPTGLLSAQELEDIVAALPGFLLVFTAEGKLLYLSESVSEHLGHSMVDLVAQGDSIYDIIDPADHLTVRQQLTLPSALDTDRLFRCHFNTSKSLRRQSAGNKLVLIRGRFHAHPPGAYWAGNPVFTAFCAPLEPRPRPGPGPGPGPGPASLFLAMFQSRHAKDLTLLDISESVLIYLGFERSELLCKSWYGLLHPEDLAHASAQHYRLLAESGDIQAEMVVRLQAKSGGWAWIYCLLYSEGPEGPITANNYPISDTEAWSLRQQLNSEDTQAAYVLGTPAMLPSFPENILSQEQCSNPLFTPPLGAPRSTGFPNTPGLGIVSASEELPRPPKELDFSYLPFPSGPEPSLHAELSKDLVCTPPYTPHQPGGCAFLFSLHEPFQTHLPAPSSSLQEQLTPSTATFSDQLTPSSATFPDPLTSPLPGQLTETSARSYEDQLTPCTSTFPDQLLPSTATFPEPLSSPSHEQLTPPSTAFQAPLNSPSQTFPEQLSPNPTKTYFAQEGCSFLYEKLPPSPSSPGNGDCTLLALAQLRGPLSVDVPLVPEGLLTPEASPVKQSFFHYSEKEQNEIDRLIQQISQLAQGMDRPFSAEAGTGGLEPLGGLEPLDSNLSLSGAGPPVLSLDLKPWKCQELDFLADPDNIFLEETPVEDIFMDLSTPDPNGDWDSGDPEAEGPGGAPSPCNNLSPEDHSFLEDLATYETAFETGVSAFPYDGFTDELHQLQSQAQDSFHEDGSGGEPTF comes from the exons ATGTACCGCTCCACCAAGGGCGCCTCCAAGGCGCGCCGCGACCAGATCAACGCCGAGATCCGGAATCTCAAGGAGCTGCTACCGCTGGCCGAAGCGGACAAGGTCCGGCTGTCCTACCTGCACATTATGAGTCTTGCCTGCATCTACACTCGCAAGGGTGTCTTCTTCGCTGGAG GCACTCCTCTGGCTGGCCCCACAGGGCTTCTCTCAGCTCAAGAGCTTGAAGACATCGTAGCAGCACTGCCTGGATTTCTGCTTGTTTTTACAGCTGAGGGGAAGTTGCTATACCTGTCTGAGAGTGTGAGCGAGCATCTGGGACACTCGATG GTGGACTTGGTTGCCCAGGGTGACAGTATCTACGACATCATTGACCCAGCTGACCACCTCACTGTGCGTCAGCAACTCACCCTGCCCTCTGCTCTGGACACTG ATCGTCTCTTCCGTTGCCACTTCAACACCTCCAAATCTCTTCGGCGCCAGAGCGCAGGCAACAAACTGGTGCTTATTCGAGGCCGATTCCATGCTCACCCACCTGGGGCCTACTGGGCAGGAAATCCTGTGTTCACTGCCTTCTGTGCCCCACTGGAGCCAAGACCccgccctggccctggccctggccctggccctggccctgcctCACTCTTCCTGGCCATGTTCCAGAGCCGGCATGCTAAAGACCTCACCCTACTGGACATATCTGAGAG tGTCCTAATCTACCTGGGCTTTGAGCGCAGTGAACTGCTCTGTAAATCATGGTATGGACTGCTGCACCCTGAGGACCTGGCCCATGCTTCTGCTCAACACTACCGCCTAT TGGCTGAGAGTGGAGATATTCAGGCAGAGATGGTTGTGAGACTACAGGCCAAGTCTGGAGGCTGGGCGTGGATTTACTGCCTGTTATACTCAGAAGGTCCAGAAGGCCCTATTACTGCCAATAACTACCCAATCAG TGACACGGAAGCCTGGAGCCTCCGCCAGCAGCTGAACTCTGAAGATACCCAGGCAGCTTATGTCTTGGGCACCCCGGCTATGCTGCCCTCATTTCCTGAGAACATCCTCTCCCAGGAACAGTGTTCTAACCCACTCTTTACCCCACCCCTGGGGGCTCCCAGAAGCACTGGTTTCCCAAACACTCCTGGACTAGGTATTGTCTCAGCATCGGAAGAGCTTCCCCGACCACCTAAAGAGCTGGATTTCAGTTACCTGCCATTCCCTTCTGGGCCTGAGCCTTCTCTCCATGCAGAACTGAGCAAAGATCTTGTGTGTACCCCACCCTACACACCCCACCAGCCAGGAGGCTGTGCCTTCCTCTTCAGCCTCCATGAGCCCTTCCAGACCCATCTGCCTGCCCCATCCAGCTCACTCCAAGAACAGCTGACTCCAAGCACTGCAACCTTCTCGGATCAGTTGACGCCCAGCAGCGCAACCTTCCCAGATCCACTAACCAGCCCACTCCCAGGCCAGTTGACCGAAACTTCAGCCAGAAGCTATGAAGACCAACTGACTCCCTGCACCTCTACCTTCCCAGACCAGCTGCTTCCCAGCACTGCCACCTTCCCAGAGCCTCTGAGTAGCCCTTCCCATGAGCAGCTGACTCCTCCCAGCACAGCATTCCAAGCACCCCTGAACAGCCCCAGCCAAACTTTCCCAGAGCAGCTGAGTCCCAATCCCACCAAGACTTACTTCGCCCAGGAGGGATGCAGTTTTCTCTATGAGAAGTTGCCCCCAAGTCCTAGCAGCCCTGGTAATGGGGACTGCACACTCCTGGCCCTGGCTCAGCTCCGGGGCCCCCTGTCTGTGGACGTCCCCCTGGTGCCTGAAGGCCTGCTCACACCAGAGGCCTCTCCAGTCAAGCAGAGTTTCTTCCACTACTCTGAGAAGGAGCAAAATGAGATTGACCGTCTCATCCAGCAGATCAGCCAGTTGGCTCAGGGCATGGACAGGCCCTTCTCAGCTGAGGCTGGCACTGGGGGACTGGAGCCACTTGGAGGACTGGAGCCCCTGGACTCCAACCTGTCCCTGTCGGGGGCTGGCCCCCCTGTGCTCAGCCTGGACCTGAAACCCTGGAAATGCCAGGAGCTGGACTTTCTGGCTGACCCTGATAACATATTCCTGGAAGAGACGCCCGTGGAAGACATCTTCATGGATCTCTCTACTCCAGACCCCAATGGggattgggattcaggggatcctGAGGCAGAGGGCCCAGGAGGGGCCCCATCGCCTTGCAACAACCTGTCCCCAGAAGACCACAGCTTCCTGGAGGACCTGGCCACCTATGAAACCGCCTTTGAGACAGGTGTCTCAGCATTCCCCTACGATGGGTTTACTGATGAGTTGCATCAACTCCAGAGCCAAGCTCAAGACAGCTTCCATGAAG ATGGAAGTGGAGGGGAACCAACGTTTTGA
- the Npas4 gene encoding neuronal PAS domain-containing protein 4 isoform X2 produces the protein MLTHLGPTGQEILCSLPSVPHWSQDPALALALALALALPHSSWPCSRAGMLKTSPYWTYLRVAESGDIQAEMVVRLQAKSGGWAWIYCLLYSEGPEGPITANNYPISDTEAWSLRQQLNSEDTQAAYVLGTPAMLPSFPENILSQEQCSNPLFTPPLGAPRSTGFPNTPGLGIVSASEELPRPPKELDFSYLPFPSGPEPSLHAELSKDLVCTPPYTPHQPGGCAFLFSLHEPFQTHLPAPSSSLQEQLTPSTATFSDQLTPSSATFPDPLTSPLPGQLTETSARSYEDQLTPCTSTFPDQLLPSTATFPEPLSSPSHEQLTPPSTAFQAPLNSPSQTFPEQLSPNPTKTYFAQEGCSFLYEKLPPSPSSPGNGDCTLLALAQLRGPLSVDVPLVPEGLLTPEASPVKQSFFHYSEKEQNEIDRLIQQISQLAQGMDRPFSAEAGTGGLEPLGGLEPLDSNLSLSGAGPPVLSLDLKPWKCQELDFLADPDNIFLEETPVEDIFMDLSTPDPNGDWDSGDPEAEGPGGAPSPCNNLSPEDHSFLEDLATYETAFETGVSAFPYDGFTDELHQLQSQAQDSFHEDGSGGEPTF, from the exons ATGCTCACCCACCTGGGGCCTACTGGGCAGGAAATCCTGTGTTCACTGCCTTCTGTGCCCCACTGGAGCCAAGACCccgccctggccctggccctggccctggccctggccctgcctCACTCTTCCTGGCCATGTTCCAGAGCCGGCATGCTAAAGACCTCACCCTACTGGACATATCTGAGAG TGGCTGAGAGTGGAGATATTCAGGCAGAGATGGTTGTGAGACTACAGGCCAAGTCTGGAGGCTGGGCGTGGATTTACTGCCTGTTATACTCAGAAGGTCCAGAAGGCCCTATTACTGCCAATAACTACCCAATCAG TGACACGGAAGCCTGGAGCCTCCGCCAGCAGCTGAACTCTGAAGATACCCAGGCAGCTTATGTCTTGGGCACCCCGGCTATGCTGCCCTCATTTCCTGAGAACATCCTCTCCCAGGAACAGTGTTCTAACCCACTCTTTACCCCACCCCTGGGGGCTCCCAGAAGCACTGGTTTCCCAAACACTCCTGGACTAGGTATTGTCTCAGCATCGGAAGAGCTTCCCCGACCACCTAAAGAGCTGGATTTCAGTTACCTGCCATTCCCTTCTGGGCCTGAGCCTTCTCTCCATGCAGAACTGAGCAAAGATCTTGTGTGTACCCCACCCTACACACCCCACCAGCCAGGAGGCTGTGCCTTCCTCTTCAGCCTCCATGAGCCCTTCCAGACCCATCTGCCTGCCCCATCCAGCTCACTCCAAGAACAGCTGACTCCAAGCACTGCAACCTTCTCGGATCAGTTGACGCCCAGCAGCGCAACCTTCCCAGATCCACTAACCAGCCCACTCCCAGGCCAGTTGACCGAAACTTCAGCCAGAAGCTATGAAGACCAACTGACTCCCTGCACCTCTACCTTCCCAGACCAGCTGCTTCCCAGCACTGCCACCTTCCCAGAGCCTCTGAGTAGCCCTTCCCATGAGCAGCTGACTCCTCCCAGCACAGCATTCCAAGCACCCCTGAACAGCCCCAGCCAAACTTTCCCAGAGCAGCTGAGTCCCAATCCCACCAAGACTTACTTCGCCCAGGAGGGATGCAGTTTTCTCTATGAGAAGTTGCCCCCAAGTCCTAGCAGCCCTGGTAATGGGGACTGCACACTCCTGGCCCTGGCTCAGCTCCGGGGCCCCCTGTCTGTGGACGTCCCCCTGGTGCCTGAAGGCCTGCTCACACCAGAGGCCTCTCCAGTCAAGCAGAGTTTCTTCCACTACTCTGAGAAGGAGCAAAATGAGATTGACCGTCTCATCCAGCAGATCAGCCAGTTGGCTCAGGGCATGGACAGGCCCTTCTCAGCTGAGGCTGGCACTGGGGGACTGGAGCCACTTGGAGGACTGGAGCCCCTGGACTCCAACCTGTCCCTGTCGGGGGCTGGCCCCCCTGTGCTCAGCCTGGACCTGAAACCCTGGAAATGCCAGGAGCTGGACTTTCTGGCTGACCCTGATAACATATTCCTGGAAGAGACGCCCGTGGAAGACATCTTCATGGATCTCTCTACTCCAGACCCCAATGGggattgggattcaggggatcctGAGGCAGAGGGCCCAGGAGGGGCCCCATCGCCTTGCAACAACCTGTCCCCAGAAGACCACAGCTTCCTGGAGGACCTGGCCACCTATGAAACCGCCTTTGAGACAGGTGTCTCAGCATTCCCCTACGATGGGTTTACTGATGAGTTGCATCAACTCCAGAGCCAAGCTCAAGACAGCTTCCATGAAG ATGGAAGTGGAGGGGAACCAACGTTTTGA